In a single window of the Nodularia spumigena CCY9414 genome:
- a CDS encoding NAD(P)-dependent oxidoreductase, producing the protein MKVAFLGTGLMGLPMAQRLLAANIELVAYNRTPEKLAPLQAAGAEIATHPRQAIRAADCIILMLTNAAAIYHVLLSDTSWRTLEGRTVIQMGTITPTESQEIRDAVIGGGGEYMEAPVLGSIPEAKAGKLIVMVGGKPEQYQRHLKLLQNFGSEPVLVGSVGAAAGVKLALNQLIASLTTSFALSLAFVERQGIDIDLFMQILRESSLYAPTFDKKMRRMLDGNYTNPNFPTKHLLKDTDLFISEAKSLGLDLGSIEAVRQLVQTAVKMSFGNDDYSSIFSAISQWGEGVGE; encoded by the coding sequence ATGAAGGTGGCATTTCTGGGAACTGGACTCATGGGATTACCGATGGCTCAACGGTTGTTAGCAGCCAACATCGAGCTAGTAGCCTACAATCGCACCCCAGAAAAATTAGCTCCATTACAGGCTGCTGGGGCGGAAATTGCTACACATCCCCGCCAAGCAATACGTGCGGCTGATTGCATTATTCTCATGCTGACTAACGCCGCAGCAATTTATCATGTTTTGCTTTCTGATACCTCTTGGCGAACTCTAGAAGGGCGCACTGTGATTCAGATGGGGACTATAACTCCTACAGAAAGCCAAGAAATTAGAGATGCCGTAATTGGTGGCGGTGGTGAGTATATGGAAGCTCCCGTATTAGGTAGTATTCCCGAAGCAAAAGCTGGTAAGTTGATTGTGATGGTAGGCGGTAAACCAGAACAATATCAACGCCATTTAAAGTTACTGCAAAATTTCGGTTCCGAACCTGTACTTGTAGGTTCAGTAGGTGCTGCGGCTGGGGTCAAGTTGGCACTAAATCAACTCATTGCTTCCCTGACAACTAGCTTTGCTCTCAGTCTAGCTTTTGTTGAGCGTCAAGGTATCGACATAGATTTATTTATGCAAATCCTGCGCGAAAGTTCACTTTATGCGCCTACCTTTGACAAAAAAATGCGGCGGATGTTGGATGGAAATTATACCAATCCCAATTTCCCCACAAAACACTTGCTCAAAGATACAGATTTGTTCATATCAGAAGCCAAATCACTGGGTTTGGATCTGGGAAGCATTGAAGCTGTGCGCCAACTTGTGCAAACAGCTGTAAAAATGTCATTTGGTAATGATGACTACTCATCAATATTTTCTGCCATTAGTCAATGGGGAGAAGGAGTTGGGGAATGA